The following coding sequences are from one Devosia neptuniae window:
- a CDS encoding fatty acid desaturase family protein has product MAQTAKRDYNLLGPSSEAAIASGLAAAEWYHTEVDRKQMKALMQRSDGPAIRDTVIWLGSMLVLAAGGIYFWGSWWAVPFFLGYGVLYGSASDSRWHECGHGTAFKTRWMNNVVYQIACFMIMRNPVTWRWSHARHHTDTVIVGRDPEIAVMRPPDLFRVILNFFGILDAGCAMLDMVRNAAGVVTPEEKSFIPEMEHAKVIRVARIWLAIYLATLALSLWMGSILPLMLIGLPRLYGAWHHVLTGLLQHGGLADNVTDHRLNSRSVLMNPVSRFIYWNMNYHVEHHMFPMIPYHALPQLHELIKHDLPTPNKSIIDGYREMVPAFLRQLRNEDYFLKRELPATAKPYREELHSGVAAE; this is encoded by the coding sequence TTGGCCCAAACTGCGAAACGCGACTACAACCTGCTCGGCCCCAGCTCGGAAGCCGCTATTGCCAGCGGTCTGGCCGCCGCCGAGTGGTATCACACCGAGGTCGACCGCAAGCAGATGAAGGCGCTGATGCAGCGCTCGGACGGCCCGGCGATCCGCGACACCGTGATCTGGCTCGGCTCCATGCTGGTGCTGGCGGCAGGCGGTATCTACTTCTGGGGCAGTTGGTGGGCCGTGCCGTTTTTCCTAGGCTATGGAGTACTTTACGGCTCGGCCTCGGACTCCCGCTGGCATGAATGCGGGCATGGCACGGCGTTCAAAACGCGGTGGATGAACAACGTCGTCTATCAGATCGCCTGCTTCATGATCATGCGCAATCCGGTGACCTGGCGCTGGAGCCATGCGCGGCACCATACCGATACGGTGATCGTCGGGCGGGACCCGGAAATCGCCGTGATGCGGCCGCCCGACCTGTTTCGGGTGATCCTCAATTTCTTCGGCATCCTCGACGCCGGCTGCGCCATGCTCGACATGGTGCGGAACGCTGCCGGCGTGGTGACGCCGGAGGAGAAGAGCTTCATCCCCGAAATGGAGCATGCCAAGGTGATCCGCGTGGCACGTATCTGGCTGGCTATCTATCTGGCGACGCTGGCGCTTTCGCTGTGGATGGGGTCGATCTTGCCACTGATGCTGATCGGCCTGCCCCGGCTCTACGGTGCCTGGCACCATGTGTTGACTGGCCTGCTCCAGCATGGCGGGCTAGCCGACAATGTAACCGACCACCGGCTCAATTCCCGCTCGGTGCTGATGAACCCGGTGAGCCGGTTCATCTATTGGAACATGAACTACCATGTGGAGCACCACATGTTTCCCATGATCCCCTATCACGCGCTGCCGCAACTGCATGAGCTGATCAAGCATGACCTGCCGACGCCGAACAAGTCGATCATCGATGGCTATCGCGAGATGGTGCCGGCGTTTCTGCGGCAGTTGCGGAATGAGGACTACTTCTTGAAACGGGAGCTGCCGGC
- the iolG gene encoding inositol 2-dehydrogenase, with translation MTVRFGLLGAGRIGKVHAKAISSNPTAQLVAVADAFEKAATDIAGQYGCDVRSIEQILSATDIDAVVICTPTDTHADLIEQFSRAGKAIFCEKPIDLDVERVKACLKVVDAEGATLMVGFNRRFDPHFMAVHDVIARGEIGTVEMVTIVSRDPGAPPVDYIKRSGGIFRDMTIHDFDMARFLLGEEIDSVTAQASVLVDPAIGAAGDYDSVSVMLSTASGKHATISNSRRATYGYDQRIEVHGSKGAVSAENQRPVSIEVANATGYTRPPLHDFFMTRYTDAYAREISTFVDAVESKSPASPSGLDGLIALALADAALKSVREGRAVKVSEVLGVLADKSVFQGR, from the coding sequence ATGACTGTTCGTTTCGGCCTGCTTGGCGCCGGCCGCATCGGCAAGGTGCATGCCAAGGCCATCTCGTCCAATCCAACCGCCCAACTGGTGGCCGTGGCCGACGCCTTTGAGAAGGCCGCCACTGACATCGCCGGCCAATATGGCTGCGACGTCCGCAGCATCGAGCAAATCCTGTCGGCAACCGACATTGACGCCGTGGTTATCTGCACGCCCACCGACACCCATGCCGATCTGATCGAGCAGTTCTCCCGGGCCGGCAAGGCCATCTTCTGCGAGAAGCCGATCGACCTCGATGTCGAGCGCGTCAAGGCCTGCCTCAAGGTGGTCGATGCCGAAGGCGCCACGCTGATGGTCGGCTTCAATCGCCGCTTTGACCCCCATTTCATGGCCGTGCATGACGTGATCGCCAGGGGCGAAATCGGCACTGTGGAAATGGTCACCATCGTCTCGCGCGACCCCGGCGCGCCGCCGGTCGATTACATCAAGCGCTCGGGTGGCATTTTCCGCGACATGACGATCCACGATTTTGACATGGCCCGGTTCCTGCTGGGCGAGGAGATCGACAGTGTCACCGCCCAGGCCTCCGTGCTGGTCGATCCAGCCATCGGCGCGGCCGGCGATTATGACAGTGTCTCGGTGATGCTCTCGACCGCCTCGGGCAAGCACGCCACCATCTCCAATTCGCGCCGCGCTACCTATGGCTATGACCAGCGCATCGAAGTGCATGGCTCCAAGGGCGCCGTCTCGGCCGAAAACCAGCGCCCGGTCTCCATCGAAGTCGCCAATGCCACCGGCTACACCCGCCCGCCGCTGCACGACTTCTTCATGACCCGCTATACCGACGCGTATGCGCGAGAAATCAGCACCTTCGTGGATGCGGTTGAATCAAAATCTCCGGCTTCGCCGAGTGGGTTGGATGGTTTGATTGCACTAGCGCTGGCGGATGCGGCGCTGAAGTCGGTCAGGGAAGGCCGGGCCGTGAAGGTGAGTGAAGTGCTTGGGGTGTTGGCGGATAAGAGCGTGTTCCAGGGGCGGTAA
- a CDS encoding ABC transporter permease, protein MTTSETLATPRTRRRKLPTELSILLVLAGIALTFELLGWIFIGQSFLMNQQRLTIMILQVSVVGIIAVGVTQVIITGGIDLSSGSVVGMTAMIAASFAQSADWARPVYPALVGLPVIIPLVIGLAIGTLAGIINGSLISYTKIPPFIATLGMMVSARGVAKWYTKGQPVSGLTPDFTFIGMGIWPVVIFLGVALIFHIALRYTRYGKFTYAIGANPQAARVSGINIEKHLIKVYAIAGMLAGLAGLVTAARAQTAQAGMGVMYELDAIAAAVIGGTSLAGGQGRITGTVIGTIILGTMTSGFTFLRVDAYYQEIIKGMIIVAAVVTDQYRQRKRKKV, encoded by the coding sequence ATGACCACATCAGAAACCCTCGCAACGCCGCGGACGCGGCGGCGCAAATTGCCGACGGAGTTGTCCATCCTGCTCGTGCTGGCCGGCATTGCGCTGACCTTCGAGCTGCTCGGCTGGATCTTCATCGGCCAGTCCTTCCTGATGAACCAGCAGCGGCTGACCATCATGATCCTGCAGGTGTCCGTGGTCGGCATTATCGCCGTCGGCGTGACGCAGGTCATCATCACCGGCGGCATTGACCTTAGCTCCGGCTCGGTCGTGGGCATGACGGCCATGATCGCCGCCAGCTTCGCCCAGTCCGCCGATTGGGCCCGCCCGGTCTATCCGGCGCTGGTCGGCCTGCCGGTCATCATCCCGCTAGTGATTGGTCTTGCCATCGGCACGCTGGCCGGCATCATCAATGGCTCGCTGATTTCCTACACCAAAATCCCGCCCTTCATCGCCACTCTGGGCATGATGGTATCGGCGCGTGGCGTGGCCAAATGGTACACCAAGGGCCAGCCGGTTTCGGGCCTGACCCCCGACTTCACCTTCATCGGCATGGGCATCTGGCCGGTGGTGATCTTCCTCGGCGTGGCGCTGATCTTCCACATCGCATTGCGCTATACCCGCTATGGCAAATTCACCTACGCCATCGGCGCCAATCCGCAGGCGGCGCGGGTTTCGGGCATCAATATCGAAAAGCACCTGATCAAGGTCTATGCCATTGCCGGCATGCTGGCGGGACTGGCGGGCCTGGTCACCGCCGCCCGCGCCCAGACTGCGCAGGCCGGCATGGGCGTGATGTATGAGCTTGATGCCATTGCTGCGGCCGTTATCGGGGGCACTTCGCTGGCGGGCGGGCAGGGGCGCATCACCGGCACGGTCATCGGCACCATTATTCTGGGGACCATGACCTCGGGCTTCACCTTCCTGCGGGTCGACGCCTACTATCAGGAGATTATCAAGGGCATGATCATCGTCGCCGCCGTGGTCACCGACCAATACCGGCAGCGCAAGCGGAAGAAGGTCTGA
- the iolB gene encoding 5-deoxy-glucuronate isomerase — protein MSNSHLRLRPKAKTGLVHDVTPASAGWTYVGFALHKLAAGQVTGGEAGDRELCLVLVSGKARISVDGVDFGEIGERMSPFEGAPWAVYVPKSSEWAVDATTALELAVCAAPGGGDYKAKVIPPGTHPRLTRGKGANIRHVHNIMPEDDNSAHSLLVVEVITPQGNTSSYPPHKHDQDNLPHESQLEETYFHRLNPPQGFAFQRVYTDDRSLDEALAIEDGDVTLVPRGYHPVATTAGYDLYYLNVMAGPKRVWKFHNAPEHEWLLK, from the coding sequence ATGAGCAACTCCCACCTCCGCCTCCGCCCGAAAGCCAAGACGGGCCTGGTTCATGACGTAACTCCGGCATCGGCCGGCTGGACCTATGTCGGCTTTGCCCTGCACAAGCTGGCGGCCGGCCAAGTGACCGGCGGCGAAGCGGGGGATCGCGAGCTTTGCCTGGTGCTGGTCAGCGGCAAGGCGCGCATTTCGGTCGATGGCGTGGATTTCGGCGAAATCGGCGAGCGCATGAGCCCGTTCGAGGGCGCGCCCTGGGCGGTCTATGTGCCCAAAAGCAGCGAATGGGCGGTCGATGCGACAACAGCGCTCGAGCTGGCAGTCTGCGCAGCGCCGGGCGGCGGGGATTACAAGGCCAAGGTAATTCCGCCGGGCACCCATCCACGCCTCACGCGCGGCAAGGGCGCCAATATCAGGCATGTCCACAATATCATGCCCGAGGACGATAATTCGGCCCATTCCCTGCTGGTGGTGGAAGTGATCACCCCCCAGGGCAACACCTCCTCCTACCCGCCGCACAAGCATGATCAGGATAACCTGCCCCACGAGAGCCAGTTGGAAGAGACCTATTTCCATCGCCTCAATCCACCGCAAGGCTTCGCCTTCCAGCGCGTCTACACCGATGACCGCAGCCTCGATGAGGCGCTGGCGATCGAAGACGGCGACGTGACGCTGGTGCCCAGGGGCTATCACCCGGTGGCGACCACGGCGGGGTATGATCTCTATTATCTCAATGTGATGGCTGGGCCCAAGCGGGTGTGGAAATTCCACAACGCGCCCGAGCATGAGTGGTTGTTGAAGTAG
- a CDS encoding sugar ABC transporter substrate-binding protein, giving the protein MTTALLGATALPFLLSVPSHAENIGVSMARFDSTFLTLLRNGMEARAAELGDVTMQVEDAVNDPSNQLNQVSNFIASGVDAIIIAAVDADSTPAMTALADAAGIPIIYANHPPADLDSLPAKAAFVGSNEIDSGTLQTKEVCRLLGGKGNVLILMGPLNNHSALQRTKDVHDVIATDECKGMSVLEEQTANWDRLEAANLMTNWLSSSLEFDAVIANNDEMAIGAIQALKSVGRDMNSVLVAGVDATPDGLASMAAGDLDVTIFQNAHAQGAASIDAALALARGEPTEQKIWVPFELVTPQNMADYAN; this is encoded by the coding sequence CTGACCACAGCCCTGCTTGGCGCAACGGCGCTGCCCTTCCTGCTATCGGTGCCCAGCCACGCCGAAAATATCGGCGTCTCCATGGCCCGCTTTGACAGCACCTTTCTCACCCTGCTGCGCAATGGCATGGAGGCCCGCGCCGCCGAGCTGGGCGATGTGACGATGCAGGTGGAAGACGCAGTCAACGACCCCAGCAACCAGCTCAATCAGGTCAGCAATTTCATCGCTTCGGGCGTTGACGCCATCATCATCGCCGCCGTGGATGCCGATAGCACCCCGGCCATGACGGCGCTGGCCGATGCGGCCGGCATTCCCATCATCTATGCCAATCACCCGCCCGCCGATCTCGATAGCCTGCCGGCCAAGGCCGCCTTTGTCGGCTCCAACGAAATCGATTCCGGTACGCTGCAGACCAAGGAAGTCTGCCGCCTGCTGGGTGGCAAGGGCAATGTGCTGATCCTGATGGGTCCGCTCAACAACCATTCGGCCCTGCAGCGCACCAAGGACGTGCATGATGTGATCGCCACCGACGAGTGCAAGGGCATGAGCGTGCTCGAAGAGCAGACCGCCAATTGGGATCGCCTCGAAGCGGCCAATCTGATGACCAATTGGCTCTCCTCGTCCCTCGAATTCGATGCCGTCATCGCCAATAATGATGAGATGGCCATCGGCGCCATCCAGGCGCTAAAATCGGTCGGCCGGGACATGAATTCCGTGCTGGTCGCAGGCGTCGATGCCACGCCCGATGGTCTGGCCTCGATGGCCGCCGGCGATCTCGACGTAACCATTTTCCAGAATGCCCATGCGCAGGGCGCTGCCTCCATCGATGCCGCTCTCGCCCTGGCGCGGGGCGAGCCGACCGAGCAGAAAATCTGGGTCCCCTTCGAATTGGTGACCCCACAAAACATGGCCGACTACGCCAATTAG
- a CDS encoding sugar ABC transporter substrate-binding protein, with the protein MKKIVMAALATTMLTSFTGAAMAETVGVSMAAFDDNFLTVLRNGMGDYAKTLDGVELQVEDAQNDVSKQMSQIQNFIASGVDAIIVNAVDTDATAPMSQLAADAGIPLVYVNRQPVNLDTLPEKQAFVASNEVDSGTLETKEVCRLLTEAGKTEANIVVMMGELSNQAARQRTQDVHDVIATPECSFMKIAEEQTANWSRQQGADLVANWLSAGIQFDAVVANNDEMAIGAIQALKAGGVAMDAVIVGGVDATQDALAAMAAGDLDVTVFQNAAAQGSGALDAALALARGESVEREVWVPFELVTPANLADYQAKN; encoded by the coding sequence ATGAAGAAGATCGTAATGGCCGCATTGGCGACCACGATGCTGACCAGCTTTACCGGCGCCGCAATGGCCGAGACCGTCGGGGTCAGCATGGCCGCGTTCGACGATAATTTCCTGACCGTATTGCGCAATGGCATGGGCGACTATGCCAAGACGCTCGATGGCGTCGAGCTGCAGGTGGAGGACGCGCAGAATGACGTGTCCAAGCAGATGAGCCAGATCCAGAACTTCATCGCTTCGGGCGTCGATGCCATCATCGTCAATGCCGTGGATACCGACGCCACTGCGCCCATGTCCCAGCTGGCCGCCGATGCGGGCATTCCGCTGGTCTATGTCAACCGCCAGCCGGTCAACCTCGATACCCTGCCCGAAAAGCAGGCATTCGTCGCATCTAACGAAGTCGATTCCGGCACGCTCGAAACCAAGGAAGTCTGCCGCCTGCTAACCGAAGCGGGCAAGACGGAAGCCAATATCGTGGTCATGATGGGCGAGCTGTCCAACCAGGCTGCCCGCCAGCGCACCCAGGACGTGCATGATGTGATCGCCACGCCCGAATGCTCGTTCATGAAGATCGCCGAAGAGCAGACGGCAAACTGGTCACGCCAGCAGGGCGCCGATCTGGTGGCCAATTGGCTCTCGGCCGGCATCCAGTTCGATGCCGTGGTCGCCAATAATGACGAAATGGCCATCGGCGCCATCCAGGCCCTCAAGGCCGGCGGCGTGGCCATGGATGCCGTGATCGTGGGCGGCGTTGACGCCACTCAGGACGCCCTGGCCGCAATGGCCGCCGGCGATCTCGACGTCACCGTGTTCCAGAACGCCGCGGCCCAGGGCTCCGGTGCGCTCGACGCGGCTCTCGCGCTTGCCCGTGGCGAGAGCGTGGAACGCGAAGTCTGGGTGCCGTTCGAACTGGTGACCCCGGCTAACCTGGCCGATTACCAGGCCAAGAACTGA
- a CDS encoding LacI family DNA-binding transcriptional regulator, with product MVRRPTVADIARIADLSVATVDRVLNGRLPVRQETAQRVFSAAEQIGYHGSGLIRRRLEQNLPHYRLGFLLQRPDQLFYQDVATALQQASASPTQFRVTPAIAFLANQTPGEIASRLAEMAPRVDAIAMVAVDHPAVTAAVQEVEAAGKPVFSLLSDFAAGIRRGYVGTNNRKVGRTAGWLIAKSAKAPGKVVVFVGSHRFHGHEMREIGFRSYLREAAPDLSIIDTQVSLEDGALAHEATLDLLRRHPDLSAIYVAGGGTEGVITALRNEGMAGRIALVCNELNPVTHAALADNIATAVIGTPLAALGPSIVSLMAAALAHSAADSAGQTFLPFDIYVSENI from the coding sequence TTGGTCCGCCGCCCGACTGTTGCCGATATTGCCCGCATTGCCGATCTGAGCGTCGCCACAGTCGATCGGGTGCTCAATGGCCGCCTGCCGGTACGCCAGGAAACGGCCCAGCGGGTCTTCAGCGCCGCCGAGCAAATCGGCTATCACGGCTCCGGCCTCATCCGCCGCCGGCTTGAGCAAAATCTGCCGCATTACCGGCTGGGCTTCCTACTGCAACGGCCGGATCAGTTGTTCTATCAGGACGTCGCGACGGCGCTGCAACAGGCCAGCGCCAGTCCGACGCAGTTCCGCGTCACTCCTGCCATCGCTTTCCTCGCCAACCAGACCCCAGGTGAAATCGCTTCGCGGCTGGCCGAAATGGCGCCGCGCGTTGATGCCATCGCCATGGTGGCCGTGGATCACCCCGCCGTTACTGCGGCAGTGCAGGAGGTCGAGGCGGCTGGAAAGCCGGTGTTTTCGCTGCTGTCGGATTTTGCCGCCGGCATCAGGCGCGGCTATGTCGGCACCAATAACCGCAAGGTCGGCCGCACGGCCGGCTGGCTGATCGCCAAATCCGCCAAGGCCCCGGGCAAGGTGGTGGTCTTTGTCGGCAGCCACCGCTTTCACGGCCATGAAATGCGCGAGATCGGCTTCCGCTCCTATCTGCGCGAGGCGGCGCCTGATCTATCGATCATCGACACCCAGGTTAGCCTCGAAGACGGTGCGCTCGCCCATGAAGCAACGCTCGATCTGCTGCGCCGCCATCCCGATCTATCGGCCATCTATGTCGCCGGCGGTGGCACCGAGGGCGTCATCACCGCCCTGCGTAACGAGGGTATGGCGGGCCGCATCGCCCTGGTCTGCAATGAGCTGAACCCGGTGACCCACGCGGCTTTGGCCGACAATATCGCCACCGCCGTCATCGGCACTCCGCTCGCCGCGTTGGGCCCCAGCATTGTCAGCCTGATGGCGGCGGCGCTGGCCCATTCCGCCGCCGATTCTGCCGGCCAGACCTTCTTGCCCTTCGATATCTATGTCTCAGAGAACATCTAG
- a CDS encoding TIM barrel protein: MDFAINHMSAPQLRLPEFFALARQLGAPRVEIRNDIAGNAILDGTPAAEVKALARANDVTIISINALQKFNQPSATRLAEAEALADYAAQAGAQALVLVAANDGAIADAHQRVENASGLLALIAPILRERALIGLVECLGFETCSLRSKREAVQAIDNADGRDVFRLTHDTFHHHLAGEPDLFPELTGLIHISGVDDPTIAVSDMRDSHRLLVGPKDRLGNLEQIAALRAGGYIGPLSFEPFAEELRHLADPAAAISQSMDFIVAGLKEKAA; this comes from the coding sequence ATGGATTTTGCCATCAACCACATGTCGGCGCCGCAGTTGCGGCTGCCCGAATTCTTCGCGCTGGCCCGCCAATTGGGCGCCCCGCGCGTCGAAATCCGCAATGACATTGCCGGCAATGCCATCCTCGACGGCACGCCCGCAGCCGAGGTAAAAGCCCTCGCCAGGGCAAATGATGTAACCATCATTTCCATCAATGCCCTACAGAAATTCAATCAGCCCTCCGCCACCCGCCTGGCCGAGGCCGAAGCCCTGGCCGACTACGCCGCCCAAGCCGGCGCCCAGGCTCTGGTGCTCGTTGCGGCCAATGATGGTGCTATCGCCGACGCACACCAAAGGGTCGAAAATGCTAGCGGACTGTTAGCGTTGATCGCGCCAATCTTGCGCGAACGTGCATTGATTGGCCTCGTCGAGTGCCTGGGCTTTGAAACCTGCTCGCTGCGCTCCAAACGCGAAGCGGTTCAGGCGATCGACAATGCCGATGGCCGCGACGTGTTCCGGCTGACGCACGACACGTTCCACCATCACCTCGCGGGTGAGCCCGACCTGTTCCCCGAGCTGACCGGCCTCATCCACATCTCCGGCGTCGATGACCCGACGATTGCTGTCAGCGACATGCGCGACAGCCATCGCCTGCTGGTCGGTCCCAAGGATCGCCTCGGCAATCTCGAACAGATCGCCGCGCTGCGGGCAGGGGGCTACATTGGTCCGCTCTCGTTCGAGCCTTTTGCCGAAGAGCTGCGTCACCTGGCCGATCCGGCCGCTGCGATCAGCCAAAGCATGGATTTCATCGTCGCGGGGCTCAAGGAGAAGGCCGCGTGA
- the iolE gene encoding myo-inosose-2 dehydratase — MKAKLGMSPIAWWNDDLVELSDDVSLEECLRQSRSAGFTGMEKGRRFPDDPDVMLPILRAADVTLCGGWFSGTLVDEELGANKDRIAPMIELFKAVNAPCIVYGEVGRSIQGDRSKPLATKPKLSDDEMVAYAKKVTAFGEWCADQGMPLSYHHHMAAVVETEPELDAFMKASGAGIPLLLDAGHLAFAGGNVLRAIDNHHARINHVHVKDIRRSVVDGLDRTKQSFLDAVALGAFTVPGDGSLDFGAIVQKFADYGYEGWFVVEAEQDPKANPPLRMAQVGHKELMRVMTAAGYTVETEGFPKG, encoded by the coding sequence TTGAAAGCCAAACTCGGCATGTCGCCCATCGCGTGGTGGAACGACGATCTGGTGGAACTCAGCGATGATGTGTCGCTGGAAGAATGCCTGCGCCAGTCGCGATCGGCCGGATTTACCGGCATGGAAAAGGGCCGCCGCTTTCCCGATGATCCCGATGTGATGCTGCCGATTTTGCGTGCGGCCGACGTCACCCTCTGCGGCGGCTGGTTTTCCGGCACGCTGGTCGATGAGGAATTGGGGGCCAATAAGGACCGCATCGCCCCGATGATCGAGCTGTTCAAGGCGGTCAATGCGCCCTGCATCGTTTATGGCGAGGTTGGCCGCTCCATCCAGGGCGACCGCTCCAAGCCACTGGCCACCAAGCCCAAGCTTTCCGACGACGAAATGGTCGCCTATGCCAAAAAGGTCACCGCATTTGGCGAATGGTGTGCCGATCAGGGCATGCCGCTGAGCTATCATCACCACATGGCGGCCGTGGTCGAGACCGAGCCGGAGCTGGATGCCTTCATGAAGGCGTCGGGCGCGGGCATTCCGCTGCTGCTCGATGCGGGCCACCTGGCCTTTGCCGGTGGCAATGTGTTGCGCGCCATCGACAATCACCATGCCCGCATCAACCATGTGCATGTGAAGGATATTCGCCGCTCGGTGGTGGACGGGCTGGATCGCACCAAGCAGAGCTTTCTCGATGCGGTGGCACTGGGCGCGTTCACCGTGCCGGGCGATGGCTCGCTCGATTTCGGCGCCATCGTGCAGAAATTTGCCGATTATGGCTATGAGGGCTGGTTTGTCGTCGAGGCCGAGCAGGACCCCAAGGCCAATCCGCCGCTGCGTATGGCGCAGGTGGGCCACAAGGAGCTGATGCGGGTGATGACTGCTGCTGGCTACACCGTGGAGACCGAGGGCTTTCCCAAGGGGTGA
- a CDS encoding sugar ABC transporter ATP-binding protein — protein sequence MVSPQTMRAVRESGAVPNASLLLEISNARKEFPGVVALDDVSLKLRRGTVHALMGENGAGKSTLMKIIAGIYTPDSGEVKLRGVNIQLKSPLDALENGIAMIHQELNLMPYMSVAENIWIRREPLTRFGFVDHGELNRRTAALFAKLNIDIDPEVQVSTLSVASRQMVEIAKAVSYESDVLIMDEPTSALTETEVAHLFSIIRDLRSQGKGIIYITHKMNELFEIADEFSVFRDGRYIGTHASTDVTRDEIIRMMVGREITQMFPKEIVPIGDVVLSVKDLALRGVFSDISFDVRAGEILGIAGLVGSGRSNVAETIFGVSPATSGSISINGKPVTIESPTVAIQHGMAFITEDRKETGCLLALDIQENMQLAVLQDGYTKFGFVTQGALSRTCEEMSQKLRVKTPSLDERVENLSGGNQQKVLIGRWLLTNPKILILDEPTRGIDVGAKAEIHKLVSQLARQGVAVIMISSELPEVLGMSDRIMVMHHGRATGFLDRAEADQVKIMDLAAR from the coding sequence ATGGTTAGTCCGCAGACAATGCGTGCGGTGCGTGAAAGCGGGGCGGTGCCCAATGCTTCGCTGCTGCTGGAAATCTCCAATGCCCGCAAGGAATTTCCCGGCGTTGTGGCGCTCGATGACGTGTCGCTCAAGCTGCGGCGCGGCACCGTTCATGCCCTGATGGGCGAGAATGGCGCGGGAAAATCTACGCTGATGAAGATCATCGCCGGCATTTACACGCCCGATAGCGGCGAGGTGAAGCTGCGCGGCGTCAATATCCAGCTCAAGTCGCCGCTCGATGCGCTCGAAAACGGCATTGCCATGATCCATCAGGAACTCAACCTGATGCCCTATATGAGCGTGGCCGAAAATATCTGGATCAGGCGCGAGCCGCTGACCCGTTTCGGCTTTGTCGATCATGGCGAGCTCAACCGGCGCACGGCTGCTTTGTTCGCCAAGCTCAATATCGATATCGATCCCGAAGTGCAGGTTTCAACGCTCTCCGTGGCCAGCCGGCAGATGGTCGAGATCGCCAAGGCGGTGTCCTATGAGAGCGACGTGCTCATCATGGATGAGCCCACCTCGGCGCTGACCGAAACCGAGGTGGCGCACCTGTTTTCGATTATTCGCGACCTGCGCAGCCAGGGCAAAGGCATTATCTACATCACCCACAAGATGAATGAGCTGTTCGAGATCGCCGACGAGTTCTCGGTGTTCCGCGATGGCCGCTATATCGGCACTCATGCCTCGACCGATGTGACCCGCGACGAAATCATCCGCATGATGGTGGGGCGCGAAATCACCCAGATGTTCCCCAAGGAAATCGTGCCGATTGGCGATGTGGTGCTCTCGGTCAAGGACCTGGCGCTCAGGGGCGTGTTCTCCGACATCAGTTTTGATGTGCGCGCCGGAGAAATCCTGGGCATTGCCGGGCTGGTCGGCTCGGGGCGCTCCAATGTGGCCGAGACGATTTTTGGGGTAAGTCCGGCCACCAGCGGCAGCATTTCCATCAATGGCAAGCCGGTCACCATCGAGTCGCCCACCGTCGCCATTCAGCATGGCATGGCGTTCATCACCGAAGACCGTAAGGAAACCGGGTGTCTCCTGGCGCTCGACATTCAGGAAAACATGCAGCTTGCTGTGCTGCAGGATGGCTATACTAAGTTCGGCTTTGTCACCCAGGGCGCGCTGTCGCGCACCTGCGAGGAGATGAGCCAGAAGCTGCGCGTCAAAACGCCCAGCCTTGATGAGCGGGTGGAAAATCTCTCCGGCGGCAACCAGCAAAAGGTGCTGATCGGGCGCTGGCTGCTGACCAATCCGAAAATCCTCATTCTGGACGAGCCGACGCGCGGCATCGATGTCGGCGCCAAGGCGGAGATTCACAAGCTGGTCAGCCAATTGGCGCGCCAGGGCGTGGCCGTCATCATGATTTCATCCGAACTCCCCGAAGTGCTGGGCATGAGCGACCGCATCATGGTGATGCACCATGGCCGCGCGACGGGGTTTTTGGATCGGGCCGAGGCAGATCAGGTGAAGATCATGGATTTGGCGGCACGATGA